In Pseudofrankia saprophytica, one genomic interval encodes:
- a CDS encoding SWIM zinc finger family protein, producing MIIRVSGDGPHDEVVLTPLEAAFTETACAELAGAETFSRGVGLALLGRVADLRIRPSDATGTVEDSREFTVKLAVGEDGPQQQCTCERAAVTALCQHGVAVALAATGLIQADDDEDDQDDYVRAAVGVFLESLPKAELVDLVLGLADDNEDLADALWDETVRWYHDRATSEAAD from the coding sequence GTGATCATCAGGGTTTCCGGGGACGGCCCGCACGACGAGGTCGTCCTCACGCCGCTCGAGGCGGCCTTCACCGAGACCGCCTGCGCGGAGCTCGCGGGGGCCGAGACCTTCAGCCGCGGAGTCGGGCTCGCGCTCCTCGGCCGGGTCGCCGACCTGCGGATCCGGCCGAGCGACGCCACCGGAACCGTCGAGGACAGCCGCGAGTTCACCGTCAAACTGGCGGTGGGCGAGGACGGCCCGCAACAGCAGTGCACCTGTGAACGCGCGGCCGTGACGGCGCTGTGCCAGCACGGTGTCGCGGTAGCGCTGGCCGCGACCGGCCTTATCCAGGCCGACGACGACGAGGACGACCAGGACGACTACGTTCGCGCCGCCGTCGGCGTGTTCCTGGAGAGCCTGCCCAAGGCGGAGCTCGTCGATCTCGTGCTCGGCCTGGCCGACGACAACGAGGACCTCGCGGACGCGCTCTGGGACGAGACCGTCCGCTGGTATCACGACCGAGCCACCAGCGAGGCGGCGGACTAG
- the glmS gene encoding glutamine--fructose-6-phosphate transaminase (isomerizing): MCGIIGYVGEQSALEVALGGLRRLEYRGYDSAGIAVVGAGALRVVRRAGKLANLEKALAESDDGAVVGDSMAGTTGMGHTRWATHGGPTDVNAHPHTDCTGAIGVIHNGIIENFTALRAELFAAGHELVSETDTEVVAHLLEAELGRPGSGEANLAASAGRLAGGQPTRGSGGMAAAAEGAEGGRHPLTEAVRRVCQRLAGAFTLVVLHRDFPDVVIGARRNSPLVIGLGQGETFLASDVSAFIAHTRDALEIGQDQIVEARRDGVSVIDFSGEPVEGRPYHVDWDASAAEKGGFPYFMLKEISEQPAVLADTLRGRLSADGAIVLDEERLSGEDFRDIDKVFIVACGTAYHAGLIAKYAIEHWTRLPCEVEMASEFRYRDPVLDRSTLVVAISQSGETLDTLMAVKHAREQKARVLAICNTNGSTIPRESDAVLYTRCGPEVGVAATKTFLGQVAACLLVGLFLAQARGVLYGDEVGAYVEKLQKMPDLVARTLSTVGPVRELARSLAGAKTVLFLGRHVGYPVALEGALKLKELAYMHAEGFPAGELKHGPIALVEQGVPVVVVVPSPRGRAVLHDKVVSNIQEVRARGARTIVIAEEGDHLVEPFADHLIRVPATPSLFAPLVTTIPLQVFACELALARGLDVDQPRNLAKSVTVE, encoded by the coding sequence ATGTGCGGGATCATCGGCTACGTGGGGGAGCAGTCCGCTCTCGAGGTCGCCCTCGGTGGACTGCGCCGGCTCGAGTACCGAGGGTATGACTCGGCGGGAATCGCCGTGGTCGGCGCGGGCGCGCTGCGGGTCGTCCGCCGCGCCGGAAAGCTGGCCAACCTCGAGAAGGCGCTCGCGGAGAGCGACGACGGCGCCGTCGTCGGCGACAGCATGGCCGGCACGACCGGCATGGGCCACACCCGGTGGGCGACGCACGGCGGCCCGACGGACGTGAACGCCCACCCGCACACCGACTGCACCGGCGCGATCGGCGTCATTCACAACGGCATCATCGAGAACTTCACCGCGCTGCGCGCCGAGCTGTTCGCCGCCGGGCACGAGCTGGTCAGCGAGACCGACACCGAGGTGGTCGCGCACCTCCTGGAGGCCGAGCTCGGCCGGCCGGGCTCGGGCGAGGCGAACCTCGCCGCGTCGGCTGGGAGGCTGGCAGGCGGCCAGCCGACGCGGGGCTCGGGCGGTATGGCCGCGGCGGCCGAGGGCGCCGAGGGCGGGCGCCACCCGCTCACCGAGGCGGTGCGCCGGGTCTGCCAGCGGCTGGCCGGCGCGTTCACCCTGGTGGTGCTGCACCGGGACTTCCCAGACGTGGTCATCGGCGCCCGGCGCAACAGCCCACTGGTGATCGGGCTCGGCCAGGGCGAGACGTTCCTCGCCAGCGACGTCTCCGCCTTCATCGCGCACACCCGCGACGCGCTGGAGATCGGGCAGGACCAGATCGTCGAGGCCCGCCGCGACGGCGTGAGCGTCATCGACTTCAGCGGCGAGCCGGTCGAGGGCCGCCCGTACCACGTCGACTGGGACGCGAGCGCCGCCGAGAAGGGCGGCTTCCCGTACTTCATGCTCAAGGAGATCAGCGAGCAGCCGGCGGTGCTCGCCGACACCCTGCGCGGGCGGCTGTCGGCCGACGGGGCGATCGTCCTCGACGAGGAGCGCCTCTCCGGCGAGGACTTTCGCGACATCGACAAGGTGTTCATCGTCGCCTGCGGCACCGCCTACCACGCCGGGCTGATCGCCAAGTACGCGATCGAGCACTGGACCAGGCTGCCCTGCGAGGTCGAGATGGCCTCCGAGTTCCGCTACCGCGACCCGGTGCTCGACCGTTCGACGCTCGTGGTGGCGATCAGCCAGAGCGGCGAGACGCTCGACACCCTGATGGCCGTCAAGCACGCCCGCGAGCAGAAGGCCCGGGTCCTGGCGATCTGCAACACCAACGGGTCGACCATCCCGCGCGAGTCCGACGCGGTGCTCTACACCCGCTGCGGGCCGGAGGTCGGGGTCGCCGCGACCAAGACGTTCCTCGGCCAGGTCGCCGCCTGCCTGCTCGTCGGGCTCTTCCTCGCGCAGGCCCGCGGCGTGCTCTACGGCGACGAGGTCGGCGCCTACGTCGAGAAGCTGCAGAAGATGCCCGACCTGGTCGCCCGCACGCTCAGCACCGTCGGCCCGGTGCGCGAGCTCGCCCGCAGCCTCGCCGGCGCCAAGACCGTGCTCTTCCTGGGTCGGCACGTCGGCTACCCGGTGGCCCTGGAGGGCGCGCTCAAGCTGAAGGAGCTCGCCTACATGCACGCCGAGGGCTTCCCTGCCGGGGAGCTCAAGCACGGGCCCATCGCCCTGGTCGAGCAGGGCGTGCCCGTGGTCGTCGTGGTGCCCTCGCCACGCGGCCGCGCGGTGCTGCACGACAAGGTCGTCTCGAACATCCAGGAGGTCCGGGCCCGCGGCGCCCGCACGATCGTGATCGCCGAGGAGGGCGACCATCTGGTCGAGCCGTTCGCCGACCACCTGATCCGGGTGCCGGCGACGCCGTCGCTGTTCGCCCCGCTGGTGACGACGATCCCGCTGCAGGTCTTCGCCTGCGAGCTGGCGCTCGCCCGCGGCCTCGACGTGGACCAGCCCCGCAACCTGGCGAAGTCGGTCACCGTCGAATAA
- the glmM gene encoding phosphoglucosamine mutase produces MGRLFGTDGVRGVANVDLTAELALRLAESAVEVLTEDRAADAGRPVVVVGRDTRPSGEFLEAAVVAGLASRGADVVRVGVVPTPAVAHIVAATGADLGVMLSASHNPMPDNGIKLFAAGGHKLPDEVEDAIETRLAAPPARRPTGAAVGRVRDEPGYIARLVDGYVEHLLSTLPVRLDGLRVVVDCAQGAASTLAPRVLRAAGADVVALHADGDGKLINDGSGATHLDSLRAAVLEHGADVGIAHDGDADRCLAVDAAGEVVDGDQIMAVCALALAERGELADRRVVVTVMSNLGFHHAMREAGIEVLATPVGDRYVLAEMRREGIALGGEQSGHVVFLRHATTGDGLLTALTLVGRMRETGQPLGELAKAMTRLPQVLVNVRGVDRARASTSAGLAAAVRTAEAELGDEGRVLLRPSGTEPLVRVMVEAPTDAQARAIATRLAEAVKRELGTAAAQ; encoded by the coding sequence ATGGGGCGGCTGTTCGGTACGGACGGCGTGCGTGGCGTGGCGAACGTGGACCTGACCGCTGAGCTGGCTCTACGGCTGGCGGAGTCGGCGGTCGAGGTGCTCACCGAGGACCGGGCGGCGGACGCGGGCCGGCCGGTGGTGGTGGTGGGGCGGGACACCCGCCCGTCGGGCGAGTTCCTGGAGGCGGCGGTCGTCGCCGGGCTCGCGTCCAGGGGCGCGGATGTCGTCCGCGTCGGCGTGGTGCCGACGCCCGCGGTCGCGCACATCGTCGCCGCGACCGGCGCCGATCTCGGCGTGATGCTCTCGGCCAGCCACAACCCGATGCCCGACAACGGGATCAAGCTGTTCGCCGCGGGCGGCCACAAGCTGCCCGACGAGGTCGAGGACGCCATCGAGACCCGGCTCGCGGCCCCGCCGGCGCGGCGCCCGACCGGCGCCGCGGTCGGGCGTGTCCGCGACGAGCCCGGCTACATCGCCAGGCTCGTCGACGGCTACGTCGAGCACCTGCTGTCCACCCTGCCCGTCCGGCTCGATGGTCTGCGGGTCGTCGTCGACTGCGCCCAGGGCGCCGCGTCGACGCTCGCGCCGCGGGTGCTGCGCGCCGCCGGCGCCGACGTCGTCGCGCTGCACGCTGACGGCGACGGCAAGCTGATCAACGACGGCTCGGGGGCCACCCACCTCGACAGCCTGCGGGCCGCCGTCCTGGAGCACGGCGCGGACGTCGGAATCGCCCACGACGGCGACGCGGACCGCTGCCTGGCCGTCGACGCCGCGGGCGAGGTCGTCGACGGCGACCAGATCATGGCCGTGTGCGCGCTGGCGCTGGCCGAGCGCGGCGAGCTGGCCGACCGGCGGGTGGTCGTCACCGTCATGTCCAACCTGGGCTTCCACCACGCCATGCGGGAAGCCGGGATCGAGGTCCTCGCCACCCCGGTCGGCGACCGGTACGTCCTCGCCGAGATGCGCCGCGAGGGCATCGCGCTGGGCGGCGAGCAGAGCGGCCACGTGGTGTTCCTGCGGCACGCCACCACCGGCGACGGCCTGCTCACCGCGCTCACGCTGGTCGGGCGGATGCGCGAGACCGGCCAGCCGCTCGGCGAGCTGGCCAAGGCGATGACCCGGCTGCCGCAGGTCCTGGTGAACGTGCGCGGGGTCGACCGGGCCCGGGCGTCCACGTCCGCCGGGCTCGCCGCCGCGGTCCGGACCGCCGAGGCGGAGCTGGGCGACGAGGGCCGGGTGCTGCTGCGCCCGTCCGGGACCGAGCCGCTGGTGCGGGTGATGGTCGAGGCGCCCACCGACGCCCAGGCCCGCGCGATCGCCACCCGCCTCGCGGAGGCCGTCAAACGGGAACTGGGCACCGCGGCGGCCCAGTGA
- the rpsI gene encoding 30S ribosomal protein S9, with the protein MSVVTDVQGNPRATGRRKEAVVRVRLLPGTGKWTLNGRTLENYFPNKVHQQMVNEPLKALDRAESYDVIALLHGGGISGQAGALRLAVARALLIVEDESRPTLKKAGFLSRDSRVKERKKYGLKKARKAPQYSKR; encoded by the coding sequence GTGTCTGTCGTGACCGACGTCCAGGGCAACCCGAGGGCGACCGGCCGCCGCAAGGAGGCCGTTGTCCGCGTGCGCCTGCTGCCCGGCACGGGGAAATGGACCCTCAACGGGCGCACCCTCGAGAACTACTTCCCGAACAAGGTGCACCAGCAGATGGTCAACGAGCCGCTGAAGGCTCTCGACCGGGCTGAGTCGTACGACGTGATCGCCCTGCTGCACGGCGGTGGCATCTCCGGCCAGGCCGGCGCGCTGCGGCTCGCCGTGGCGCGGGCGCTCCTCATCGTCGAGGACGAGTCCCGGCCGACCCTGAAGAAGGCCGGCTTCCTCTCCCGCGACTCCCGGGTCAAGGAGCGCAAGAAGTACGGCCTCAAGAAGGCCCGTAAGGCTCCGCAGTACAGCAAGCGGTAG
- the rplM gene encoding 50S ribosomal protein L13 — MRTYQPKPADVQRAWHVIDASDVVLGKLASQAAQLLRGKHKAYFAPHLDTGDFVIIINAGKVALSGSKREQSQYYRHSGYPGGLRSTSYGELLDTRPQLLVEKAIKGMLPKNRLGHAQARKLKVYAGPTHPHQAQQPQPFEIIQVAQ, encoded by the coding sequence GTGCGCACGTACCAGCCCAAGCCCGCGGATGTCCAGCGTGCGTGGCATGTCATTGACGCCAGCGACGTCGTCCTCGGCAAGCTGGCGAGCCAGGCTGCCCAGCTGCTGCGTGGCAAGCACAAGGCGTACTTCGCCCCACACCTTGACACCGGCGACTTCGTGATCATCATCAACGCCGGCAAGGTGGCGCTGTCCGGGTCGAAGCGGGAGCAGTCGCAGTACTACCGCCACTCGGGCTACCCGGGCGGTCTGCGTAGCACCAGCTACGGCGAGCTGCTCGACACCCGGCCGCAGCTGTTGGTCGAGAAGGCCATCAAGGGCATGCTCCCGAAGAACAGGCTCGGCCACGCCCAGGCGCGCAAGCTGAAGGTCTACGCGGGCCCGACCCATCCGCACCAGGCGCAGCAGCCGCAGCCGTTCGAAATCATCCAGGTCGCGCAGTAG
- the truA gene encoding tRNA pseudouridine(38-40) synthase TruA, which translates to MTSISADGLQRLRIDIAYDGTPFAGWARQPGQRTVQGEVEDALMRVARLPAVRLTVAGRTDAGVHAAGQVAHVDIPAEVPLGGLARRLNGVLDRAVRVTGLAPAPPGFDARFSALSRRYAYRISDASYGADPLRRHDTLAWPRPLDADGMRRAALVLLGEHDFAAFCRRREGATTIRTLLRLDVRRATDGVVIADVEADAFCHSMVRALVGALVAVGEGRHQAGWVSHILARAVRDPGVTVLPAHGLTLVEVRYPPDSALAARAEATRAVRVSPTLSG; encoded by the coding sequence TTGACGAGCATCAGCGCGGACGGCCTCCAGCGGCTGCGGATAGACATCGCCTACGACGGCACGCCCTTCGCCGGATGGGCCCGCCAGCCTGGGCAGCGCACGGTGCAGGGTGAGGTGGAAGACGCCCTGATGCGGGTCGCCCGGCTGCCCGCCGTGCGGCTCACCGTCGCGGGCCGGACGGACGCCGGGGTGCACGCGGCCGGGCAGGTTGCCCACGTCGACATCCCCGCGGAGGTCCCGCTCGGCGGCCTTGCCCGCCGGCTCAACGGGGTGCTCGACCGCGCGGTCCGGGTCACGGGGCTCGCGCCGGCGCCGCCGGGGTTCGACGCCAGGTTCTCGGCCCTGTCCAGGCGCTACGCCTACCGGATCAGCGACGCCTCCTACGGCGCCGACCCACTCCGCCGGCACGACACGCTGGCCTGGCCGCGTCCGCTGGACGCCGACGGGATGCGGCGGGCGGCGCTGGTGCTGCTCGGTGAGCACGACTTCGCCGCGTTCTGCCGCCGGCGGGAGGGGGCGACGACGATCCGGACGCTGCTGCGCCTGGACGTGCGCCGCGCCACGGACGGAGTCGTCATCGCCGACGTCGAGGCGGACGCGTTCTGCCACTCGATGGTCCGGGCTCTCGTCGGGGCCCTGGTCGCCGTCGGCGAGGGTCGGCACCAGGCCGGCTGGGTGTCCCACATTCTGGCCAGGGCCGTCCGTGACCCGGGCGTCACCGTGCTCCCCGCGCACGGGCTCACGCTCGTCGAGGTGCGCTACCCGCCCGACTCCGCGCTCGCCGCCCGCGCGGAGGCCACCCGCGCGGTTCGCGTCTCGCCGACGTTGTCGGGCTGA
- the rplQ gene encoding 50S ribosomal protein L17 has translation MPTPTKGARLGGSPAHQRLILANLATALFEHGAITTTETKAKRLRPYAERLVTLAKRGDLHARRHVMRVIRNKSVVHELFTEIGPRYENRPGGYTRITKIGFRKGDNAQLARIELVEALTVGQSAVAEAERARGTRFADRKAPTGATAEAAADLAKESPTAAAVAVEAEEAKAAEATAAESETAEVEAPEASEATETAEGDTKDA, from the coding sequence ATGCCCACTCCGACAAAGGGCGCTCGGCTCGGCGGTAGCCCGGCGCACCAGCGGCTGATTCTCGCGAACCTGGCCACCGCGCTGTTCGAGCACGGCGCGATCACCACGACCGAGACGAAGGCGAAGCGGCTGCGCCCGTACGCCGAGCGGCTGGTCACGCTGGCCAAGCGCGGCGACCTGCACGCGCGCCGGCACGTCATGCGCGTCATCCGGAACAAGTCGGTCGTGCACGAGCTGTTCACCGAGATCGGCCCGCGCTACGAGAACCGGCCCGGTGGCTACACCCGGATCACCAAGATCGGTTTCCGCAAGGGCGACAACGCCCAGCTGGCCCGCATCGAGCTGGTCGAGGCGTTGACCGTCGGCCAGTCGGCCGTGGCCGAGGCCGAGCGTGCCCGCGGCACCCGGTTCGCCGACCGCAAGGCGCCGACCGGCGCGACCGCCGAGGCCGCCGCCGACCTGGCGAAGGAGTCGCCGACCGCGGCGGCCGTCGCCGTCGAGGCCGAGGAGGCCAAGGCCGCCGAAGCCACCGCCGCCGAGTCCGAGACCGCCGAGGTCGAGGCCCCCGAGGCCTCTGAGGCCACGGAAACGGCCGAGGGCGACACCAAGGACGCCTGA
- a CDS encoding DNA-directed RNA polymerase subunit alpha, translating into MLIAQRPTLTEEPIAEFRSRFVIEPLEPGFGYTLGNSLRRTLLSSIPGAAVTSIRIDGVLHEFSTVPGVKEDVTDLILNLKELVVSSDNDEPTVMYLRKQGPGEVTAADIAPPAGVEVHNPDLHLATINDKGKLEIELTVERGRGYVSAAQNKQPGQEIGRIPIDSIYSPVLKVTYKVEATRVEQRTDFDRLIVDVEAKPSISPRDAMASAGKTLVGLFGLAQELNAEAEGVDIGPSAQDAQLAADLALPIEEMDLTVRSYNCLKREGIHTIGELVSRSEADLLDIRNFGQKSIDEVKTKLGAMGLQLKDSPPGFDPRQAVDTYGTDTYNPPFSAGQDEDGTEYVETEQY; encoded by the coding sequence ATGCTTATCGCTCAGCGTCCCACTCTGACTGAGGAGCCGATCGCCGAGTTCCGGTCCCGGTTCGTGATCGAGCCGCTGGAGCCGGGCTTCGGCTACACCCTCGGCAACTCGCTGCGTCGCACCCTGCTGTCGTCCATTCCGGGCGCGGCGGTGACGAGCATCCGGATCGACGGCGTGCTGCACGAGTTCTCGACGGTTCCCGGGGTCAAGGAAGACGTCACCGACCTGATCCTGAACCTCAAGGAGCTGGTCGTCAGCTCGGACAACGACGAGCCGACGGTGATGTACCTGCGCAAGCAGGGCCCCGGCGAGGTCACCGCGGCGGACATCGCGCCGCCGGCGGGCGTCGAGGTGCACAACCCCGACCTGCACCTGGCGACCATCAACGACAAGGGCAAGCTCGAGATCGAGCTGACCGTCGAGCGCGGCCGTGGCTACGTCAGCGCCGCGCAGAACAAGCAGCCCGGCCAGGAGATCGGTCGCATCCCGATCGACTCGATCTACTCGCCGGTGCTCAAGGTCACCTACAAGGTCGAGGCGACCCGTGTCGAGCAGCGGACCGACTTCGACCGGCTGATCGTCGACGTCGAGGCCAAGCCGTCGATCTCGCCGCGGGACGCGATGGCGAGCGCCGGCAAGACCCTGGTCGGCCTGTTCGGGCTGGCCCAGGAGCTCAACGCCGAGGCGGAGGGTGTCGACATCGGCCCGTCCGCGCAGGACGCCCAGCTGGCCGCGGACCTCGCCCTGCCGATCGAGGAGATGGACCTGACCGTCCGCTCCTACAACTGCCTCAAGCGCGAGGGCATCCACACGATCGGCGAGCTGGTCTCGCGCAGCGAGGCGGACCTGCTCGACATCCGCAACTTCGGCCAGAAGTCGATCGACGAGGTGAAGACCAAGCTTGGGGCCATGGGCCTGCAGCTGAAGGACTCGCCCCCCGGATTCGACCCGCGGCAGGCGGTCGACACCTACGGCACCGACACGTACAACCCGCCGTTCTCCGCCGGCCAGGACGAGGACGGCACCGAGTACGTCGAGACCGAGCAGTACTGA
- the rpsD gene encoding 30S ribosomal protein S4, whose translation MARYVGPDCKRCRREKTKLFLKGSKCESPKCPIEIRPYPPGEHGRGRTKDSEYLLQKREKQKCARIYGILEKQFRGYYDEANRRSGKTGDELLKILESRLDNVIYRAGFAPSRDAARQAVRHGHVQVNGHKVDIPSYRVSESDIVEIAPKARELTPFIIARETAGQRTVPGWLEVISSQMRILVHSLPARAAIDTQVQEQLIVELYSK comes from the coding sequence ATGGCCCGTTACGTCGGCCCGGACTGCAAGCGTTGCCGTCGCGAGAAGACGAAGCTGTTCCTCAAGGGCAGCAAGTGTGAGTCGCCGAAGTGCCCGATCGAGATCCGGCCCTACCCGCCGGGTGAGCACGGTCGTGGGCGCACCAAGGACTCCGAGTACCTGCTCCAGAAGCGCGAGAAGCAGAAGTGCGCCCGGATCTACGGGATCCTGGAGAAGCAGTTCCGCGGCTACTACGACGAGGCGAACCGCCGCAGCGGCAAGACCGGTGACGAGCTGCTGAAGATCCTCGAGTCGCGGCTGGACAACGTGATCTACCGCGCGGGCTTCGCTCCGTCCCGGGACGCCGCCCGCCAGGCGGTGCGGCATGGCCACGTGCAGGTGAACGGCCACAAGGTGGACATTCCCAGCTACCGGGTCAGCGAGAGCGACATCGTCGAGATCGCGCCGAAGGCGCGGGAGCTCACCCCGTTCATCATCGCGCGGGAGACCGCCGGTCAGCGGACCGTCCCCGGCTGGCTCGAGGTGATCTCCAGCCAGATGCGGATCCTGGTTCACTCGCTGCCGGCTCGGGCCGCCATCGACACCCAGGTCCAGGAGCAGCTGATCGTCGAGCTCTACTCCAAGTAA
- the rpsK gene encoding 30S ribosomal protein S11: MPPKTRSGGAGVKKVRRKEKKNVAHGHAHIKSTFNNTIVSITDPSGNVISWASAGHVGFKGSRKSTPYAAQMAAENAARKAQEHGMRKVDVFVKGPGSGRETAIRSLQAAGLEVGTIQDVTPTPHNGCRPPKRRRV; the protein is encoded by the coding sequence ATGCCTCCCAAGACTCGCTCCGGCGGTGCCGGTGTCAAGAAAGTGCGCCGCAAGGAAAAGAAGAACGTCGCTCATGGGCACGCCCACATCAAGAGCACGTTCAACAACACGATCGTCTCGATCACGGACCCGAGTGGGAACGTGATCTCCTGGGCCTCGGCCGGCCACGTCGGCTTCAAGGGCTCCCGTAAGTCAACGCCGTACGCCGCGCAGATGGCCGCCGAGAACGCGGCCCGCAAGGCGCAGGAGCACGGCATGCGCAAGGTGGACGTGTTCGTGAAGGGCCCGGGCTCCGGTCGAGAGACCGCGATCCGGTCGCTGCAGGCGGCGGGCCTCGAGGTTGGCACGATCCAGGACGTCACCCCCACCCCGCACAACGGCTGCCGCCCGCCGAAGCGGCGCCGGGTCTGA
- the rpsM gene encoding 30S ribosomal protein S13 — MARLSGVDLPREKRVEIGLTYIFGIGRTRSRATLAATGVNPDTRVRDLTEDEVIKLREWIDANYRVEGDLQREIKQDIRRKMEIGCYQGIRHRRNLPVHGQRTHTNARTRKGPRRAIAGKKKPGKK, encoded by the coding sequence ATGGCACGCCTTTCAGGCGTTGACCTGCCCCGCGAGAAGCGGGTCGAGATCGGCCTGACCTACATCTTCGGGATCGGGCGCACCCGCTCCAGGGCGACCCTGGCTGCGACCGGGGTCAACCCGGACACCCGGGTCCGCGACCTCACCGAGGACGAGGTCATCAAGCTGCGTGAGTGGATCGACGCGAACTACCGCGTCGAGGGTGACCTGCAGCGAGAGATCAAGCAGGACATCCGGCGCAAGATGGAGATCGGCTGCTACCAGGGTATCCGCCACCGGCGCAACCTCCCCGTGCACGGCCAGCGGACGCACACCAACGCCCGCACTCGTAAGGGCCCGCGTCGCGCCATCGCCGGCAAGAAGAAGCCCGGCAAGAAGTAG
- the rpmJ gene encoding 50S ribosomal protein L36, which translates to MKVKPSVKKICDKCKVIRRHGRVMVICDNLRHKQRQG; encoded by the coding sequence GTGAAGGTCAAGCCGAGCGTCAAGAAGATCTGCGACAAGTGCAAGGTCATCCGTCGTCATGGGCGCGTGATGGTCATCTGCGACAATCTTCGCCACAAGCAGCGGCAGGGCTGA
- the infA gene encoding translation initiation factor IF-1 has product MPKKDGAIEIEGRVVEPLPNAMFRVELQNGHRVLAHISGKMRQHYIRILPEDRVVVELSPYDLSRGRIVYRYK; this is encoded by the coding sequence ATGCCGAAGAAGGACGGGGCCATCGAGATCGAGGGCCGAGTTGTGGAGCCGCTTCCCAACGCGATGTTCCGCGTGGAGCTCCAGAACGGTCACCGCGTTCTCGCCCACATCAGCGGCAAGATGCGCCAGCACTACATCCGGATTCTTCCGGAGGACCGGGTGGTGGTCGAACTGTCGCCCTACGACCTGTCCCGCGGACGCATCGTCTACCGCTACAAGTGA